In Sutterella faecalis, a genomic segment contains:
- a CDS encoding MFS transporter encodes MPNAHLSFSQRWLPLLKVLLIPLSLHSCATGMRFTATLDALSRGAGPFETGAMLACISLFPAFFAVKVGRWLDKSGPSGPIHAALFAAAGSGLAALFLPKALFGIFSLFIACLLTGLAFMLMNTVTQRLTGDVCRPGDRQSAFTALSLVTASSNLATPVAAGYVIEHFSFSAFYIWCLIAPVILAAILSLPFMRGLLIKRERQRAKKAGEPKGSGSSLDFFRDPPMRAVLLASVIISVAWEVGNLLIPIYANEAGLAPSEIGWVLGSFACATFVVRLLMPMLLKVLEEWHLIAMTLLLSAIAFALFPFFNTLPPLMCAAFLLGLGLGASLPNMMSLVYRFAPGNRIGEAIGFRLMLINSGKSAFPVIAGAIGSVIGAGASLFGLAVFTGGGFLFAIYSAGAVFCRMKELDGE; translated from the coding sequence TTGCCGAACGCCCATCTTTCCTTTTCTCAACGCTGGCTGCCGCTTCTTAAAGTTCTCCTCATTCCGCTCTCGCTTCATTCCTGCGCGACAGGGATGCGCTTTACGGCAACCCTTGATGCGCTCTCGCGAGGAGCCGGTCCCTTTGAAACCGGCGCTATGCTCGCCTGCATCTCGCTTTTTCCGGCCTTCTTTGCCGTCAAGGTAGGCCGATGGCTCGACAAGTCCGGCCCGAGCGGCCCCATTCACGCTGCACTCTTTGCCGCTGCAGGATCCGGGCTCGCCGCGCTTTTTCTCCCGAAGGCGCTTTTCGGCATTTTCTCGCTCTTCATTGCCTGCCTTCTCACCGGTCTTGCATTCATGCTCATGAATACGGTGACTCAGCGCCTGACGGGCGACGTCTGCCGCCCCGGCGACCGGCAATCCGCGTTTACGGCCCTTTCGCTCGTGACGGCATCGAGCAATCTCGCAACCCCGGTTGCTGCCGGATACGTCATTGAGCATTTCTCCTTCAGCGCCTTCTACATCTGGTGCCTCATTGCGCCCGTTATTCTTGCCGCGATTCTGAGCCTGCCCTTCATGCGCGGGCTTCTCATCAAGCGCGAGAGGCAGCGCGCGAAAAAGGCCGGCGAACCAAAAGGCTCCGGATCGTCCCTCGATTTTTTCCGGGACCCGCCGATGCGGGCCGTGCTACTCGCCTCCGTCATCATTTCCGTCGCATGGGAAGTGGGAAACCTCCTCATCCCGATCTATGCCAATGAAGCGGGACTTGCGCCCTCCGAAATCGGCTGGGTGCTCGGCAGCTTCGCCTGCGCCACTTTTGTTGTCCGACTGCTGATGCCCATGCTCCTCAAGGTTCTTGAGGAATGGCACCTCATCGCAATGACGCTCCTTCTGAGCGCCATCGCCTTTGCGCTCTTTCCCTTCTTCAATACGCTTCCTCCCCTCATGTGCGCGGCCTTTCTGCTCGGCCTCGGGCTCGGAGCGTCGCTTCCCAACATGATGTCGCTCGTCTACCGGTTTGCTCCCGGAAACCGAATCGGCGAAGCCATCGGCTTCCGGCTCATGCTCATCAATTCCGGGAAATCCGCTTTCCCGGTCATCGCCGGCGCTATCGGTTCCGTCATCGGTGCGGGCGCCTCGCTCTTCGGCCTCGCCGTCTTTACGGGAGGAGGGTTCCTCTTTGCGATTTACTCCGCGGGAGCCGTCTTCTGCCGCATGAAGGAGCTTGACGGCGAATAG
- a CDS encoding ISNCY family transposase, with amino-acid sequence MSKQARKSRGPSVVESEIPRLTPQEIFEGYERHLYSVEDAKTLMQMPRSTFMRHLKNWRETGRLPSHTGQGNRVPANKLDPQIRARIIEFATGKYEGFQATLLHKYLLIEGIEVSVETVRRILTTLRPEETPKERRSTAHKLRRRRSSVGELIQIDGSPHPWFEGTGDDNSYALLIFVDDATSRIMVAGFYPTETSEGYLQLLNKYIEKYGIPWALYSDRHSIFAPVNPSKSGKSEETQFQRVCRELGVTGIRANSPEAKGRVERTFSTLQGRWPKEFRVLGIRNMAEANSRMPELLASYNQEFAIAPADSKDSHAPLLEETKERIEQIFARWHTRMISRNLTVSYGSKTLQIVGVGRSMRGAMMKTECNLLEYADGRVEILWCDEVEHRKRITKEGPRIRKRYHVLEFTEHDRTKLKMSVATPEETAKTLNHRVDEVGRQKKGDSETTQKSPWHEMQRRSALKAMAKREELNRKIEEAKAINARIAAAKEKLKPKR; translated from the coding sequence ATGTCGAAACAAGCAAGAAAGTCTCGGGGCCCTTCTGTTGTTGAGTCCGAAATCCCTCGGCTGACACCTCAGGAAATTTTTGAAGGCTACGAAAGGCATCTCTATAGCGTTGAGGATGCCAAGACATTGATGCAGATGCCTCGCAGCACGTTTATGCGGCATCTCAAGAACTGGCGAGAGACAGGTCGGCTGCCCTCACATACCGGTCAAGGGAATCGTGTTCCGGCCAATAAGCTCGATCCGCAGATCAGAGCGAGGATCATCGAGTTTGCAACAGGCAAATATGAGGGCTTCCAGGCAACCCTCCTGCATAAGTATTTGCTCATTGAGGGTATTGAGGTCTCCGTTGAAACGGTACGACGAATCCTGACAACACTTCGTCCGGAAGAAACTCCAAAGGAGCGCAGGTCGACCGCGCATAAGCTGCGCCGCCGCAGATCGAGCGTTGGGGAACTGATTCAAATTGACGGCAGTCCGCATCCATGGTTCGAGGGAACCGGAGACGATAACAGCTACGCGCTTCTCATCTTTGTCGATGACGCAACAAGCCGCATCATGGTCGCCGGCTTCTATCCAACAGAAACATCTGAAGGATATCTTCAGTTGCTGAATAAGTACATTGAAAAATATGGGATTCCATGGGCTCTGTACAGCGACAGACATTCCATCTTTGCCCCAGTAAATCCCTCGAAGAGCGGAAAATCCGAGGAAACACAATTTCAAAGAGTCTGTCGGGAGTTGGGGGTAACGGGGATACGGGCTAATTCGCCAGAAGCCAAAGGGCGGGTCGAGCGAACATTCAGCACGCTGCAGGGACGATGGCCAAAAGAGTTCCGTGTGCTGGGCATCAGAAATATGGCGGAAGCAAATTCACGAATGCCGGAATTGCTGGCGAGCTATAACCAAGAATTCGCAATTGCTCCCGCTGACTCTAAGGATAGCCACGCGCCGCTGCTGGAGGAAACGAAAGAACGCATTGAGCAGATCTTTGCCAGATGGCATACACGTATGATCAGCAGGAACCTGACGGTGTCCTACGGCAGCAAGACACTGCAGATTGTCGGGGTGGGCCGCTCCATGAGGGGAGCAATGATGAAGACTGAGTGCAATCTGCTGGAGTATGCCGATGGGCGGGTGGAAATCCTCTGGTGCGACGAGGTTGAACATCGCAAGCGGATCACCAAAGAGGGGCCGAGAATCCGAAAACGCTACCACGTGCTCGAATTCACGGAACACGACAGAACGAAATTGAAAATGTCAGTCGCAACACCGGAAGAAACGGCCAAGACACTGAATCACCGCGTTGATGAAGTGGGGCGTCAAAAGAAAGGAGACTCAGAAACGACGCAAAAGAGCCCCTGGCACGAAATGCAAAGGAGATCGGCTCTGAAAGCGATGGCGAAACGGGAGGAACTGAACCGAAAGATCGAAGAAGCGAAAGCAATCAATGCTCGTATTGCAGCAGCCAAGGAAAAGTTGAAGCCCAAGAGATAA
- the tamA gene encoding autotransporter assembly complex protein TamA, which yields MIRLRPLALTILLSAALSAEAADFSYQLSGLEGELEENVRAQLESLGLDAITVEGRYRARVRTGVRDGLRALGYYAPKLTFKWDPRPKEGSKEPRILRLTVDPGDPVRIEGAELLLEGDAANDRAFERMRRKLPKKGDVLHHGEYESFKKEVQSLATRKGYFQGRFTRNELAVAPDLHQAWWRLTFSSGPRWKFGGVHFSGSQIDDEILQNLIPFEKGDPYTSDGLANLNERLADTGWFNYAVVAPDFKNATPDHELPFEGSLTPRKGNIVEVGVGYSTDVGPRFTGEWTKPWVNSMGHSLALSSAVSAREQEFDFSYKMPRRDNPLEEYYLLQGGLKHTDLNDTKSTQTTLVGSRYWNFENGWQRAFNMRWMLDNFTQGMSSTTTMLLYPGVSFSRTRSRGGAMPMWGDSQRYSFDLSRKLWGSDIDFWAFNAQGAMIRTLAMRHRFIGRYAFGWIQTDDFDDVPPDLRFFAGGDRSVRGYDYKSISPKDDSGDLRGAKRLFTSSIEYQWNFHGAWWGAAFVDAGEAVDKFTSTSFKVGAGLGIRWQSPVGPVKFDVARPIGDPDHKGFAFYIGLGPEL from the coding sequence GTGATTCGCCTTCGCCCGCTTGCTCTGACGATCCTTCTTTCTGCTGCGCTTTCGGCGGAAGCGGCGGATTTCAGTTATCAGCTTTCCGGGCTCGAGGGCGAGCTCGAGGAAAATGTCCGCGCGCAGCTCGAGTCCCTCGGGCTCGACGCCATCACCGTCGAGGGGCGCTACCGGGCCCGTGTGAGAACGGGCGTCAGGGACGGCCTGAGAGCACTGGGCTACTATGCGCCGAAACTTACCTTTAAGTGGGATCCCAGACCGAAGGAAGGCTCTAAGGAGCCGCGCATTCTTAGGCTGACGGTCGATCCAGGCGACCCCGTGAGGATTGAGGGCGCAGAACTTCTTCTCGAGGGCGATGCGGCGAATGACCGCGCCTTCGAGCGCATGCGGAGAAAGCTTCCAAAGAAGGGAGACGTGCTCCATCACGGGGAATACGAGAGCTTCAAGAAGGAAGTGCAGAGCCTTGCCACGCGCAAGGGCTACTTTCAGGGGCGCTTTACGCGAAATGAGCTTGCCGTGGCTCCGGATCTTCATCAGGCATGGTGGAGGCTCACCTTCAGTTCGGGGCCGCGCTGGAAGTTTGGCGGCGTGCATTTTTCGGGCTCGCAGATTGACGATGAGATCCTCCAGAACCTCATTCCTTTTGAGAAAGGCGATCCCTATACCTCTGACGGACTTGCAAACCTCAATGAACGACTCGCCGACACCGGCTGGTTCAACTATGCCGTCGTGGCGCCCGACTTTAAAAATGCAACGCCTGATCATGAGCTTCCCTTTGAGGGATCGCTCACGCCCCGCAAGGGCAATATTGTCGAAGTGGGCGTCGGGTATTCGACCGACGTGGGCCCGCGCTTTACGGGCGAGTGGACAAAGCCCTGGGTGAATTCGATGGGGCACAGCCTCGCGCTCTCAAGCGCCGTTTCGGCGAGAGAGCAGGAATTCGACTTCAGCTACAAGATGCCGCGGAGGGACAATCCGCTCGAGGAGTACTACCTCCTCCAGGGCGGCCTCAAGCATACGGACCTCAACGACACCAAGTCGACGCAGACGACGCTCGTCGGATCGCGCTACTGGAACTTTGAGAACGGCTGGCAGCGGGCATTCAATATGCGCTGGATGCTCGACAACTTCACGCAGGGCATGAGCTCGACGACAACGATGCTGCTCTATCCGGGCGTTTCCTTCAGCCGCACGCGTTCGCGCGGCGGCGCCATGCCGATGTGGGGTGATTCGCAGCGCTATTCTTTCGACCTTTCCCGCAAGCTCTGGGGGTCCGACATCGACTTCTGGGCCTTTAATGCGCAGGGGGCGATGATCCGCACGCTCGCCATGCGGCACCGCTTCATCGGGCGTTACGCCTTCGGCTGGATCCAGACGGACGACTTCGACGACGTGCCGCCGGATCTTCGCTTCTTTGCGGGCGGCGACAGGAGCGTTCGCGGGTATGACTACAAGTCGATCTCGCCCAAGGATGATTCAGGCGACCTGCGGGGTGCAAAGCGGCTTTTCACTTCGAGCATTGAATACCAGTGGAATTTTCACGGCGCCTGGTGGGGTGCTGCATTTGTGGATGCGGGCGAAGCGGTGGATAAATTCACCTCCACGTCCTTCAAGGTGGGCGCGGGCCTCGGGATACGCTGGCAGTCGCCCGTGGGACCGGTGAAGTTCGACGTTGCCCGCCCGATAGGAGACCCGGACCACAAGGGTTTTGCTTTCTACATCGGCCTCGGCCCGGAGCTTTAA
- a CDS encoding translocation/assembly module TamB domain-containing protein: MARSNRIILRAAGLILALFFLLAGAIIFLATTASGLSITAKALDRWVPGLSIAKSEGDWRHLTLTGIGWTSPGVDARAEKLVIELDWYRLFDKELKIGRLELEKPVVAIESASLPQSETVHEEPAPFQLPDLRLPIGITLDGIEVREARAEIDGEAVELKALDAGLDLHDGILALRKLLLEGFSSGLAQIPLQAAHFEAAARMSREGLVIEKAVLSEGDADLRSLAGTPAASKAPQAAEAAGKPAPEAPSQTYLERVKGLFSEPFIRSLPVVRLPFDAQLLSLRLSRLRLKGIPGTEALPGFSPLEIHSLEAKAGMTQSRIELERFRLDASAVDLELSGSADLDKTWPLSVSLKAQADAAPWGTLAGVKFDSPQAQIESMLSGEIAGEMHLTARTSGPVELRLQASANAAEADPSFNLSLAAALVRSPEILERPQSKAEADGKAAASQAPAADPDESVPELQTPSQPGIAEMLLKSRYTVRDLSLAAAGRPSSWKLSLKGSPSIEAPDQLLGLEKRFDGTLAAEAAGDLSGIRLSKLDFTTPLGELNLNGEADWKKDLVWKTALKVTGVDFEPWIKKLPLKLGADFASEGILRTDGTYRVDSAKLTLDGSIQKAPVKLATEISGTSELSWKVSDFDFLLGRNTLRFAGEVEHMRGIKLDLSIDAPGLLNTIPGLRGRAKGTVRLAGSLAHPIAEANIRANGLGWENLFSLGEINLFVDMRNSPVKGAAPRKGGANEGKAPPPPAPPANLPPPPAADASLEEKLAFIFNSLAGGEIQGSASLKLSDLAASGITLDSAETSLKGTEGSHVVTLSLSGDPVSGSLRAAGSFSRETLSWTGSLSRARVETPAGIWSNQSAAPLRWDPKTVQLTIGTHCWMHEDAQVCLPKPMVLGRAGEAHLALKRLNIEVLKPYLRKKSDRIAGNLTGSADFYWDLEKNPMPAGQVNLNGDGLSYSTRWQGVRFPVTLEKLRAHALIAKKRVALAWEIKPEGNGSSWGELAVIDPEKERRLDGKIVVDGITPSFIQPFLSRGERAEGAVNARLRAAGTLSRPELYGRVGAENVVVDADFIPIEMEPSGVEIEFNGRTSTLAGEIRTKTESVFLSGTASWESLESWKADARVRTEGLHLSLPPMIQVDVKGDVTAEATNASAALKGRIEIPKSMIEVKTLPSSAIAVSEDQVLLDSNLQPRTVRTDGMPISGDVTVVLGPEVRIAAYGLRAGLTGEVRFVMAGGRMGLLGQINVPMGRFRAYGQDLVIQSGQILFSGPMANPTLRLEAIRNPESTADGVTAGIRVTGTAESPEVTLFSTPQLSEQETLSYLIRGEGLGSEEGSSASMMTSMLIGVGTSQGSGILSEVGDAVGLRGLGVDTTGTGDSQQVVVSAYVLPGLQVKYGVGIFDSLATLTLRYRLMPRLYLEAVSGVEQALDLLYRFEF; the protein is encoded by the coding sequence ATGGCCCGATCCAACCGAATCATTCTTCGCGCAGCGGGGCTCATCCTCGCGCTCTTTTTTCTTCTTGCCGGCGCGATCATTTTTCTTGCCACGACGGCTTCGGGGCTTTCGATCACGGCAAAGGCGCTGGATCGCTGGGTGCCGGGGCTCTCGATTGCGAAGTCGGAGGGCGACTGGCGGCATCTCACGCTGACCGGGATCGGCTGGACTTCTCCCGGGGTCGATGCGAGGGCGGAAAAGCTCGTGATTGAGCTTGATTGGTACCGTCTTTTCGATAAGGAACTGAAGATCGGCCGCCTGGAACTCGAAAAACCGGTCGTGGCCATTGAGAGCGCGTCGCTCCCGCAGAGCGAGACCGTGCATGAAGAACCTGCTCCTTTCCAATTGCCGGATCTGAGGCTTCCCATCGGCATCACGCTGGACGGCATTGAGGTTCGGGAAGCCAGGGCGGAGATCGACGGCGAGGCGGTTGAGCTCAAGGCGCTTGATGCCGGACTTGATCTTCACGACGGAATTCTGGCGCTGAGGAAGCTTTTGCTCGAGGGCTTCTCCTCCGGGCTCGCCCAGATACCCCTTCAAGCCGCGCATTTTGAGGCTGCCGCACGCATGAGCCGGGAAGGTCTCGTGATTGAAAAAGCGGTGCTCTCAGAGGGTGATGCCGATCTGAGAAGTCTGGCCGGCACCCCTGCCGCGTCGAAAGCGCCGCAAGCGGCCGAGGCGGCCGGAAAGCCGGCTCCCGAAGCGCCTTCTCAAACGTATCTTGAGCGCGTGAAGGGGCTCTTTTCCGAACCTTTCATCCGCTCGCTTCCTGTCGTCAGGCTTCCCTTTGACGCGCAGCTTCTGTCGCTCCGATTGAGCCGCCTGCGTCTCAAAGGCATTCCCGGAACCGAAGCGCTTCCCGGATTCTCGCCTCTGGAGATTCATTCGCTCGAGGCAAAGGCCGGCATGACGCAGTCGCGCATTGAGCTCGAGCGCTTCAGGCTCGATGCTTCGGCTGTCGATCTCGAGCTTTCAGGGAGCGCTGATCTGGACAAAACATGGCCACTCAGCGTTTCTTTAAAAGCGCAGGCGGATGCCGCGCCCTGGGGGACGCTCGCGGGCGTGAAGTTTGATTCGCCGCAAGCTCAGATCGAGAGCATGCTTTCGGGCGAAATAGCGGGAGAAATGCATCTCACGGCGAGAACAAGCGGGCCCGTCGAACTGCGCCTTCAGGCCTCGGCCAATGCTGCAGAAGCGGATCCTTCCTTCAATTTGTCGCTCGCTGCTGCCTTGGTCAGGTCGCCGGAAATCCTTGAACGTCCTCAATCGAAGGCTGAGGCCGATGGAAAGGCCGCCGCCTCTCAGGCGCCTGCTGCTGACCCGGACGAGAGCGTTCCCGAGCTACAGACGCCGTCTCAGCCCGGCATTGCCGAGATGCTCCTGAAAAGCCGCTATACCGTCAGGGATCTTTCGCTCGCGGCCGCGGGTCGCCCTTCCTCATGGAAGCTTTCGCTCAAGGGGAGTCCCTCCATTGAAGCGCCCGATCAACTGCTCGGCTTGGAAAAACGCTTTGACGGAACGCTGGCAGCTGAAGCCGCGGGGGATCTTTCCGGAATCAGACTTTCGAAACTCGATTTCACGACGCCGCTCGGAGAGTTGAATCTCAATGGCGAAGCCGACTGGAAGAAAGATCTCGTCTGGAAAACCGCACTGAAGGTGACGGGCGTTGATTTTGAGCCCTGGATCAAAAAGCTGCCTCTCAAGCTCGGCGCAGACTTCGCAAGCGAAGGGATTTTGCGCACGGACGGCACCTACCGCGTGGATTCGGCAAAGCTCACGCTCGACGGCAGCATTCAGAAGGCGCCGGTGAAGCTCGCAACGGAAATTTCAGGAACGAGCGAACTCTCGTGGAAGGTATCGGATTTCGACTTCCTCCTCGGCAGAAACACGCTGCGCTTTGCGGGCGAGGTCGAACACATGCGGGGAATCAAGCTTGACCTCAGCATTGATGCACCGGGACTTCTCAATACGATCCCCGGGCTCCGCGGCCGCGCCAAGGGGACCGTCAGGCTCGCCGGCAGCCTCGCGCATCCGATTGCCGAGGCGAATATCCGCGCGAACGGGCTCGGCTGGGAAAATCTCTTTTCGCTGGGCGAAATCAACCTCTTCGTGGACATGAGAAATTCGCCCGTGAAGGGCGCTGCGCCCCGCAAGGGCGGAGCAAATGAGGGCAAAGCGCCGCCTCCGCCGGCGCCGCCCGCGAATCTTCCGCCGCCGCCAGCCGCCGATGCCTCTCTCGAAGAGAAGCTCGCCTTTATTTTCAATTCGCTTGCCGGAGGGGAAATTCAGGGAAGCGCCAGTCTGAAGCTCTCTGACCTTGCGGCTTCCGGCATTACGCTCGATTCGGCGGAAACGTCGCTCAAAGGCACCGAAGGCAGTCATGTCGTCACGCTCTCGCTTTCCGGGGACCCCGTATCGGGATCGCTGCGGGCAGCGGGAAGCTTCTCGCGCGAGACGCTCTCCTGGACGGGGTCTCTTTCACGGGCGCGCGTGGAAACCCCTGCGGGCATCTGGTCGAATCAGAGTGCGGCGCCTCTCAGGTGGGATCCGAAGACGGTGCAGCTAACGATAGGAACCCACTGCTGGATGCATGAGGATGCGCAGGTGTGCCTGCCGAAACCGATGGTTCTCGGCCGTGCGGGCGAAGCGCATCTCGCATTGAAGCGTCTCAATATTGAAGTTCTGAAGCCTTATCTGAGAAAGAAGAGCGACCGGATTGCGGGGAACCTCACCGGCAGCGCTGATTTCTACTGGGATCTCGAAAAGAATCCGATGCCTGCCGGACAGGTGAATTTGAATGGCGACGGTCTGAGCTACTCCACGCGCTGGCAGGGCGTGAGATTCCCGGTGACGCTTGAGAAGCTTCGTGCGCATGCGCTGATCGCAAAGAAGCGCGTTGCGCTCGCCTGGGAAATAAAGCCCGAAGGTAACGGCTCGAGCTGGGGTGAACTCGCGGTGATTGATCCGGAAAAGGAGCGCCGTCTGGACGGAAAAATCGTCGTCGACGGCATAACGCCTTCCTTTATTCAGCCCTTCCTCTCTAGGGGAGAGCGAGCTGAAGGGGCCGTCAATGCCCGGCTGCGCGCAGCCGGCACGCTTTCCCGTCCGGAACTTTACGGACGAGTCGGCGCAGAAAATGTCGTGGTCGATGCCGACTTCATCCCCATTGAGATGGAGCCTTCCGGCGTCGAAATTGAATTCAACGGCCGTACGTCGACGCTTGCCGGGGAAATCCGGACGAAGACGGAAAGCGTGTTCCTCTCGGGAACCGCGTCCTGGGAGAGTCTCGAGAGCTGGAAGGCGGATGCGAGAGTCCGTACCGAAGGACTTCATCTCTCGCTTCCGCCCATGATTCAGGTGGACGTGAAGGGCGACGTGACTGCCGAAGCGACGAACGCCTCGGCGGCGCTTAAAGGCCGCATAGAGATTCCCAAATCGATGATTGAGGTGAAGACGCTTCCTTCTTCGGCGATTGCCGTCTCGGAGGATCAGGTGCTTCTCGACAGCAATCTGCAGCCGAGAACCGTGCGGACGGACGGCATGCCGATTTCGGGCGACGTCACGGTGGTGCTCGGTCCCGAGGTGCGGATCGCAGCCTATGGTCTCCGCGCAGGGCTGACGGGTGAAGTTCGCTTCGTGATGGCCGGGGGCAGAATGGGTCTCCTCGGGCAGATCAACGTGCCGATGGGGCGCTTCCGCGCCTACGGGCAGGATCTCGTGATTCAGAGCGGGCAGATCCTTTTTTCGGGTCCCATGGCGAATCCCACGCTGCGTCTTGAAGCCATCAGAAACCCTGAAAGCACGGCCGACGGCGTAACGGCAGGCATCCGGGTGACCGGTACCGCCGAGTCGCCGGAGGTGACGCTTTTCTCCACGCCGCAGCTCTCCGAACAGGAGACGCTTTCCTACCTCATTCGCGGCGAAGGCCTCGGTTCGGAAGAGGGAAGCAGCGCCTCCATGATGACGAGCATGCTGATCGGCGTCGGAACCTCGCAGGGCAGCGGCATTCTCTCCGAAGTAGGGGATGCCGTCGGTCTGAGAGGGCTCGGCGTCGATACGACCGGTACGGGCGACTCGCAGCAGGTGGTGGTGTCGGCTTACGTGCTCCCGGGGCTTCAGGTGAAGTACGGCGTTGGAATTTTTGATTCGCTTGCCACCCTGACGCTTCGCTACCGGCTGATGCCGAGGCTCTACCTCGAAGCCGTTTCCGGGGTGGAGCAGGCGCTGGATCTGCTCTACCGATTTGAATTCTGA
- a CDS encoding MFS transporter, producing MARLSPAAAGGFLLAAFLSVTFVMRGPVTAVGPLAHEICEAMEVGWDAYGTLSALPIAAFGVFSFVSPALVRRFGLWGGIAAALMILSAGAVLRMVTNWSVLLAATLFVGAGIAILNVLMPVVVKTVWAQKSGPMMGLYTGVIGSSGAVGGLLAAPLLSLSGSLAVPFGFWALASGIALLCWSLARREPGAEAMQQGGSPRQEEKKSSFGAMLSDPLAWALTAVMGLQSLTIYTAAAWMPPFWQSLGMSASETGFWIFVYLLSGLPASVFTPRFMKLVGNDAVSGIILSAIYLAGLAGWIAGGVWLFPASVAAGASQGAMLSVAFLLMAQKSTDMRRMLGISSMAQGIGYLGAGCGPWIFAMLYEKTQVWTYPFVFFGTVLVLWGLAVVASVFKEKLN from the coding sequence ATGGCACGACTTTCACCCGCAGCTGCCGGAGGCTTTCTCCTTGCGGCTTTCCTCTCGGTTACCTTCGTCATGCGAGGCCCCGTCACAGCCGTGGGCCCGCTTGCTCATGAGATCTGCGAGGCGATGGAAGTGGGCTGGGATGCTTACGGCACGCTCTCGGCGCTCCCGATTGCAGCCTTCGGGGTCTTTTCCTTTGTTTCGCCGGCGCTCGTGCGCCGGTTCGGACTCTGGGGCGGAATCGCTGCGGCGCTCATGATTCTTTCTGCCGGCGCAGTTCTCAGAATGGTGACGAACTGGTCGGTGCTTCTCGCCGCAACGCTTTTCGTCGGCGCGGGCATTGCCATTCTGAACGTGCTGATGCCTGTCGTCGTCAAAACGGTATGGGCGCAGAAGAGTGGTCCGATGATGGGACTTTATACCGGCGTAATTGGTTCGTCTGGCGCCGTGGGCGGACTTCTCGCCGCACCGCTTCTCAGCCTTTCCGGTTCGCTCGCGGTTCCTTTCGGCTTCTGGGCGCTAGCATCCGGAATCGCGCTTCTTTGCTGGAGCCTCGCGAGAAGAGAACCGGGGGCCGAGGCGATGCAGCAGGGGGGCTCTCCTCGTCAGGAAGAGAAAAAGTCTTCTTTCGGCGCGATGCTCTCCGACCCGCTTGCCTGGGCGCTTACGGCGGTGATGGGACTGCAGTCCCTAACGATCTATACGGCAGCGGCCTGGATGCCGCCCTTCTGGCAGAGCCTCGGAATGAGCGCTTCGGAAACGGGCTTCTGGATTTTCGTTTATCTCCTTTCGGGTCTTCCGGCTTCCGTCTTTACGCCCCGCTTCATGAAGCTCGTCGGCAATGACGCCGTCTCAGGAATCATTCTTTCCGCCATTTATCTCGCGGGGCTGGCCGGCTGGATCGCGGGCGGCGTCTGGCTTTTCCCGGCGTCCGTGGCCGCAGGCGCTTCTCAGGGCGCGATGCTCTCCGTGGCGTTTCTTCTCATGGCGCAGAAGTCGACGGATATGCGCAGAATGCTCGGCATCTCGAGCATGGCGCAGGGGATCGGCTACCTGGGCGCCGGGTGCGGTCCATGGATCTTTGCAATGCTCTATGAGAAGACGCAGGTATGGACGTATCCCTTCGTATTTTTCGGGACTGTCCTAGTGCTGTGGGGATTGGCCGTCGTTGCGTCTGTTTTTAAGGAAAAGTTGAATTGA